In Musa acuminata AAA Group cultivar baxijiao chromosome BXJ3-9, Cavendish_Baxijiao_AAA, whole genome shotgun sequence, a single genomic region encodes these proteins:
- the LOC135649932 gene encoding probable CoA ligase CCL9 — protein MEGLTLTGVLRKAAGDFPSRRAISISGRLELSYARLHQLVDAAAARLADAGVLPGDVVALAFPNTVELVIVFLAVIRARAVAAPLNPAYTKDEFVFYLSDSESKLLVINAEGNAAAEAAAAELGIPRSAASLPDASGTLELSLPTGSTAADGTALPLDTRVNDPSDVALFLHTSGSTSRPKGVPLTQRNLAASVKNIRSVYRLSETDSTVIVLPLFHVHGLVAALLSSLSAGAAVALPAAGRFSASTFWADMRASGATWYSAVPTIHQILLDRHATRPEPAYPELRFIRSCSASLAPAILEHLEAAFGAPVLEAYAMTEAAHQMASNPLPEDGPRKPGAVGRPTGLEMAILDEEGARRPPNVPGEVCIRGPNVAKGYKNNPEANKAAFAFGWFHTGDVGFLDADGYLHLVGRIKELINRGGEKISPIEVDAVLLEHPDIAQGVAFGVPDDKYGEEINCAVIPREGADMEEAEVLRHCRKNLAAFKVPKRVFITDSLPKTATGKIQRRIVAEFFVPPAKAPRAGA, from the exons ATGGAAGGTCTCACTCTCACTGGAGTGCTGAGGAAGGCCGCCGGGGACTTCCCCTCCCGGCGCGCCATATCCATCTCGGGCCGCCTCGAACTCTCCTACGCCCGCCTCCACCAGCTTGTGGATGCTGCCGCCGCCCGTCTTGCCGACGCCGGCGTGCTCCCTGGTGACGTCGTTGCGCTGGCCTTCCCCAACACCGTCGAG CTTGTGATCGTGTTCCTGGCTGTGATCCGCGCCCGGGCTGTGGCGGCGCCGCTCAACCCCGCATATACTAAGGATGAGTTCGTGTTTTACCTCTCTGACTCGGAGTCGAAGCTCCTGGTGATCAACGCCGAGGGGAACGCGGCTGCGGAGGCCGCCGCGGCCGAGCTCGGGATCCCCCGCTCCGCCGCGTCCCTCCCCGACGCCTCCGGCACGCTCGAGCTCTCCCTCCCCACCGGCAGTACGGCAGCAGACGGGACCGCGCTGCCGCTCGACACGCGCGTCAATGACCCCTCCGACGTCGCGCTGTTCCTGCACACCTCCGGCTCCACGAGCCGGCCCAAGGGCGTTCCCCTCACCCAGCGCAACCTGGCTGCCTCTGTCAAGAACATCCGCTCCGTGTACCGGCTGAGCGAGACCGACTCCACCGTAATCGTCCTCCCCCTGTTCCACGTCCACGGCCTGGTAGCCGCCCTCCTTTCCTCCCTCTCCGCCGGCGCAGCCGTGGCCCTCCCAGCCGCCGGCCGCTTCTCGGCCTCCACCTTCTGGGCCGACATGCGCGCCTCCGGTGCCACGTGGTACTCAGCAGTGCCCACCATCCACCAAATCCTTCTCGACCGCCACGCCACGCGGCCCGAGCCGGCCTACCCAGAGCTCCGCTTCATCCGGAGCTGCAGCGCGTCGCTGGCGCCGGCGATTCTGGAGCACCTGGAGGCGGCCTTTGGAGCGCCGGTGCTGGAGGCGTACGCGATGACGGAGGCGGCGCACCAGATGGCGTCGAATCCACTACCGGAGGACGGCCCACGGAAGCCGGGCGCGGTGGGGCGGCCGACGGGACTGGAGATGGCAATCCTGGATGAGGAGGGCGCGCGCCGCCCGCCAAACGTTCCCGGGGAGGTGTGCATCCGGGGCCCTAACGTGGCCAAGGGCTATAAGAATAACCCAGAAGCCAACAAGGCGGCCTTCGCCTTTGGATGGTTCCACACCGGGGATGTCGGCTTCCTCGACGCCGATGGCTACCTCCACCTCGTCGGCCGCATCAAGGAGCTCATCAACCGCGGAG GCGAGAAGATCTCTCCGATAGAAGTGGACGCGGTGCTATTGGAACACCCAGACATCGCGCAGGGCGTGGCGTTCGGCGTGCCCGACGACAAATACGGGGAGGAG ATAAATTGCGCCGTGATACCGAGGGAAGGGGCGGACATGGAGGAGGCGGAGGTGTTGAGGCATTGCCGGAAGAACCTGGCGGCGTTCAAGGTGCCGAAGCGGGTGTTCATCACGGATTCGCTGCCGAAGACCGCCACCGGAAAGATCCAACGgcggatcgtcgccgaattcttcGTGCCTCCCGCCAAGGCACCGAGGGCCGGGGCTTAA